One window of the Carnobacterium maltaromaticum DSM 20342 genome contains the following:
- a CDS encoding phage structural protein, with product MEDMLTYDARAVSIIVDSINLFGFGDGDMVTCSKDANNAEIKVDAQGQASAAINNDNLGTIKIELAQTSPCYPKMMAIANEKKIVPVRVVNGTEVIGGSKAIIEKLPDAGFGKSVGARSFSFKVLDYKHTVD from the coding sequence ATGGAAGATATGTTAACCTATGATGCCCGTGCGGTATCAATAATTGTAGATAGTATTAATCTGTTTGGATTTGGTGACGGAGATATGGTTACCTGTTCGAAAGATGCTAATAATGCTGAAATCAAAGTCGATGCACAAGGCCAAGCATCAGCAGCGATTAATAATGATAATTTAGGAACGATTAAAATTGAGTTGGCTCAAACATCTCCTTGTTACCCTAAAATGATGGCAATTGCTAACGAGAAGAAAATTGTTCCGGTTCGAGTAGTCAATGGAACAGAAGTCATTGGTGGGTCTAAAGCGATCATTGAGAAGCTACCGGATGCTGGATTTGGCAAGTCAGTTGGTGCTCGTTCATTCAGTTTTAAAGTCTTAGATTATAAGCATACAGTAGATTAA
- a CDS encoding tape measure protein: protein MAGALRKTTIEIDWKVNNSGLKQANEETDRIISKSGKAEQSYNGTNSAINNTTSSLNRYNSTAQTGANNVVQMGAKTQSAYNSSNRSIQTNTQSLNSQNSAIRTSTDNVVQFGTRGSQSINNVSNLAQSARSNVVHMGSALTSATNSTSSFGSRVGSSLNNARSGVTNLTSGFNNLGSNVYSMADRAANSIENGINKPLNTAKGLIMGLGATAGVAGAGSLFSAGMGRLSAIEDARLSLNVMLQDEKKTSSFMEEILAFAKTTPYAFQDLATNSKNLLAFGMDIDKVVPTMQAIGDLAAASGKGSEGINQLSGAFGKMQVLGKVSMEQLNTITEAGVPALKILANEGGVSVEEMQKRISSGSVESGKAIATLVKGIEEGSNGIAGETTKLGGIMSELKKTWKGSLDSMKSAVTSTMATMLEPAKPYIQKGMAWFSDQFKKLPDFVAKSGKALKPAWKPIQEIFATTNDFIKQDFIPTALALGRTLGPGFLEGGIVAIKGFGYIVDNVLKPPLEFIKQYAEEHPDRMTSVAKYTAIGVAGFMAFRKVSSVVFGVSKVVGGLTRAISRIGTKAITSATQANGAMQSMAVTAQVTQQSVQRSNFSPYVGNSSQIMTRQQYRMAPRTLRNVPQFVQSSQVQTRVSRNAAQNAGLNILSSTGSSRLNARAVSTANAAQSQALNASALRRLTVGTSRSAVTAQNAALMATNSANGVNKGLSLFGKAKLGLQTTGTVGKLAGAGALVGVGISALDLLGMNKKNKGEKLGKFGGSTAGLLAGGAIGTAIFPGIGTAIGGMIGSFAGSEFGKKFGSYIQKNWKSITKTTSDLWESAKDDKTFGKYFKNAEIIAKVSADGIKKSYQSAKESVTGFFSNPLETKIKGKNITSLQAAKGEGVTKDTAKRVNSYMDKSDKVITSQVDMAITGKPMSEKGYQDIMKTYDLMEKQVLTRLDEKQNKSAKNFDKLLELGVVDQSTVDSAKRSGEELNRIKTKKFTENNNQLKALEEKQRADSLASTAEYENQKNSIKERAAAEGRALTDAENERIKRIEQIASADQKRIAQENDKEKKRLIEEQNKLATSALSDSAKEQKIILGNLEDSTSKMSAKQAASIVESSYKAKEGAVKAANDKFNETKRILDEERFVTGSISKEAYEKAIKTAKEQRDGTVKAAEETHDGVVTQAKKQAEGHIQEVDWEKGEVLSKWDQLKASTIQNFIDTKDQAVEKWNEFKQGFNDISTNIAETSMAIWRQFKVNFASNLNGFLFGINKVLEFFNLSPIKPYNPEGLDSGKSYSEPSSGSMPMNYRGNSSFNGGNSLVGEEGFELAYDKSNSTARVLGVNGPEIANISANTKILNHKDSKKVVSGGLGKGTVLPGFDKGNSSLSDFVGNVKNKVSDTAENIGGAISGAAKTAYDWISDPVGKVTELLSSFNKYKKESTIDGFGFGGLTKVGESAKGWVQDKLSAISISPPGEGAERWRPTVMKSLALNGLPASEAYVGAWLRQIQSESGGNEKAVQGDIGDINNKTGDLAKGLLQTISATFNAYKHAGHGDIFNGFDNMLAAMNYAKSRYGSTSMLGVIGHGHGYKNGGRPPIKESILVGEEGPEIVEMDSPGTIHSNNKTKELLNNPKERNKGQTINFSPIINISMGDNSSGVSESQIKKAVDEALERAFETFRRQFGTGVAY from the coding sequence ATGGCTGGTGCTTTAAGAAAAACGACTATTGAGATAGATTGGAAAGTAAATAATTCTGGTTTAAAACAAGCAAACGAAGAAACTGATCGTATTATTTCTAAATCTGGAAAAGCTGAACAATCGTACAATGGGACTAATTCAGCTATCAATAATACCACCTCTTCATTAAATAGATACAATTCGACTGCACAGACTGGTGCTAATAACGTTGTTCAGATGGGTGCAAAAACACAAAGTGCTTACAATAGTTCGAACCGTTCTATTCAAACAAACACACAATCGTTAAATTCTCAAAATAGCGCGATTAGAACTAGTACGGATAACGTTGTTCAATTTGGTACGAGAGGTTCACAATCTATAAACAATGTAAGTAATTTAGCTCAGTCTGCTAGGTCGAATGTGGTACATATGGGTTCCGCATTGACAAGTGCAACCAATTCTACAAGCAGTTTTGGTTCTAGAGTTGGAAGTTCACTAAATAACGCTCGCAGTGGAGTAACAAACCTTACAAGTGGCTTTAATAATTTAGGTTCTAATGTTTATTCAATGGCTGACAGAGCAGCTAATTCAATTGAAAATGGAATAAACAAACCATTAAATACAGCTAAAGGTTTAATCATGGGGCTAGGTGCGACAGCAGGAGTTGCAGGTGCGGGAAGTTTATTTAGTGCAGGTATGGGGCGTTTAAGTGCTATTGAAGATGCACGTTTATCTTTAAATGTCATGCTCCAAGATGAAAAGAAAACTTCCTCTTTTATGGAAGAAATTTTAGCATTTGCTAAAACTACGCCTTACGCATTCCAAGATTTAGCAACGAACAGTAAAAACTTACTTGCATTTGGGATGGATATTGATAAAGTTGTTCCAACAATGCAAGCAATTGGTGACCTAGCAGCTGCATCTGGTAAAGGGTCAGAAGGAATAAATCAATTATCCGGAGCTTTTGGTAAAATGCAAGTTCTAGGAAAAGTTTCTATGGAGCAATTAAATACGATTACTGAAGCAGGTGTTCCTGCCTTAAAAATTCTAGCCAATGAGGGTGGAGTTTCAGTTGAGGAAATGCAAAAAAGGATTAGTTCTGGTTCAGTAGAATCAGGTAAAGCCATAGCTACGCTTGTTAAAGGTATTGAAGAAGGTTCCAATGGAATTGCAGGAGAAACGACTAAACTAGGTGGAATTATGTCAGAACTGAAAAAAACATGGAAAGGATCACTTGATTCCATGAAGTCCGCAGTTACTTCGACTATGGCCACTATGTTAGAACCAGCAAAACCATATATTCAAAAAGGGATGGCATGGTTTAGTGACCAATTTAAAAAGCTACCGGATTTTGTAGCTAAATCAGGCAAAGCACTAAAACCAGCATGGAAACCAATTCAAGAAATTTTTGCGACAACAAATGATTTTATCAAACAAGATTTTATTCCTACTGCATTAGCTCTTGGCAGAACCTTAGGCCCGGGCTTTTTAGAAGGCGGAATAGTAGCGATAAAAGGATTTGGTTACATTGTTGACAATGTGTTAAAGCCACCATTGGAATTCATAAAACAGTATGCTGAAGAGCATCCGGATAGAATGACTTCTGTTGCAAAATATACTGCTATTGGTGTTGCCGGTTTTATGGCATTCAGAAAAGTTTCAAGTGTTGTATTTGGAGTTTCAAAAGTTGTGGGTGGCTTAACTAGAGCTATTAGCAGGATTGGTACTAAGGCTATTACCTCTGCAACTCAAGCAAATGGTGCTATGCAATCAATGGCAGTTACAGCTCAAGTAACGCAACAATCTGTACAACGTTCAAACTTTAGCCCCTATGTTGGAAATAGCTCTCAAATTATGACAAGGCAGCAATACAGAATGGCACCAAGGACTTTGAGGAATGTTCCTCAATTTGTTCAATCTTCACAGGTACAAACAAGAGTTTCAAGGAATGCAGCACAAAATGCTGGATTAAATATACTAAGTTCAACTGGTTCTAGCCGATTAAATGCAAGAGCAGTTAGTACAGCTAATGCAGCACAAAGTCAGGCGCTTAATGCTTCTGCATTAAGAAGACTAACAGTAGGAACTTCTAGGTCAGCTGTTACAGCTCAAAATGCTGCTTTAATGGCTACAAATTCAGCCAATGGAGTAAATAAAGGCCTTTCGCTCTTTGGTAAGGCAAAACTAGGATTACAAACAACTGGTACGGTCGGAAAATTAGCTGGAGCTGGTGCCCTTGTGGGTGTTGGTATCAGCGCATTAGATTTACTTGGAATGAACAAAAAAAATAAAGGTGAAAAACTAGGTAAATTTGGTGGTTCTACAGCTGGATTACTTGCTGGAGGAGCTATTGGTACAGCAATATTCCCCGGTATCGGTACAGCAATTGGTGGGATGATTGGCTCGTTTGCTGGTTCAGAATTTGGGAAGAAATTTGGAAGTTACATCCAAAAAAATTGGAAATCAATCACTAAGACTACTAGTGATCTTTGGGAATCTGCTAAAGATGATAAAACTTTTGGTAAATATTTCAAAAATGCTGAGATTATAGCAAAAGTTAGTGCAGATGGTATAAAAAAATCTTACCAATCAGCTAAAGAAAGCGTTACTGGATTCTTTTCTAATCCTCTAGAAACCAAAATAAAAGGTAAAAATATTACTTCTTTACAAGCAGCTAAGGGTGAAGGTGTAACAAAAGATACGGCCAAAAGAGTTAATTCATATATGGACAAAAGCGATAAAGTAATTACTAGTCAAGTGGATATGGCGATTACTGGTAAGCCAATGTCTGAAAAAGGTTATCAAGACATTATGAAGACATATGACTTGATGGAAAAACAAGTTTTAACTCGCTTAGATGAAAAACAAAATAAGTCAGCAAAAAACTTCGATAAATTGTTAGAACTAGGGGTTGTAGATCAATCAACAGTTGATAGTGCAAAACGTTCCGGTGAAGAACTAAATCGAATAAAGACTAAAAAATTTACTGAAAACAATAACCAATTAAAAGCTCTTGAAGAAAAACAAAGGGCTGATTCATTAGCGTCCACGGCTGAATATGAGAATCAAAAGAATTCAATCAAGGAGAGAGCTGCTGCAGAAGGCAGAGCTCTAACAGATGCAGAAAACGAGAGAATTAAGCGAATTGAACAAATCGCTTCGGCTGATCAGAAACGAATTGCACAGGAAAACGACAAAGAAAAGAAACGATTAATTGAGGAACAAAATAAGCTAGCCACTTCAGCACTTTCTGATTCTGCAAAGGAACAAAAGATTATTTTAGGTAACTTAGAAGATAGCACGTCAAAAATGAGTGCGAAACAAGCTGCTAGTATTGTTGAAAGTTCTTATAAGGCAAAAGAAGGTGCTGTTAAAGCTGCTAATGATAAGTTTAATGAAACGAAACGTATTTTAGATGAAGAGCGATTTGTTACAGGGAGTATTAGTAAAGAAGCTTATGAAAAGGCAATAAAAACAGCTAAAGAGCAAAGAGACGGAACGGTTAAAGCAGCTGAAGAAACCCATGATGGAGTTGTTACACAAGCAAAAAAACAAGCTGAAGGGCATATTCAAGAAGTTGATTGGGAAAAGGGTGAGGTCCTAAGTAAATGGGATCAATTGAAAGCCTCAACTATACAAAATTTCATTGATACAAAAGATCAAGCAGTTGAAAAATGGAATGAATTTAAACAAGGCTTTAATGATATATCAACGAATATAGCAGAAACCTCAATGGCTATTTGGCGTCAATTCAAAGTGAATTTTGCTTCCAACCTTAATGGATTTTTATTTGGTATCAATAAAGTTCTAGAGTTTTTCAATCTTTCACCAATAAAACCTTATAACCCAGAAGGATTAGACAGTGGGAAAAGTTATTCAGAACCTTCAAGTGGAAGCATGCCAATGAATTACCGGGGAAATTCTAGTTTTAACGGAGGAAACTCTTTAGTAGGAGAAGAAGGGTTTGAATTAGCTTATGATAAATCAAACTCAACAGCAAGAGTCTTAGGGGTTAATGGTCCTGAAATAGCCAATATTTCAGCTAATACTAAGATTTTAAATCATAAAGATTCTAAAAAAGTTGTTAGTGGTGGGTTAGGAAAAGGAACAGTATTACCTGGATTTGATAAGGGGAATTCAAGCTTAAGTGATTTTGTAGGAAACGTGAAAAATAAAGTTTCGGATACTGCTGAAAATATAGGTGGTGCTATTTCGGGAGCAGCAAAAACAGCTTATGATTGGATATCTGATCCAGTTGGAAAAGTAACAGAGTTATTAAGCAGTTTCAATAAATATAAGAAAGAGAGCACTATTGATGGTTTTGGTTTTGGTGGATTAACCAAAGTAGGAGAAAGTGCAAAAGGTTGGGTACAAGACAAACTAAGCGCTATTAGCATTAGTCCACCAGGAGAAGGTGCTGAACGTTGGAGACCAACAGTAATGAAATCTCTTGCATTAAATGGTTTACCAGCATCGGAGGCATATGTGGGTGCTTGGTTGCGTCAAATTCAATCAGAGTCCGGAGGAAATGAAAAAGCTGTACAAGGTGATATTGGTGACATTAACAATAAAACTGGTGATTTGGCAAAAGGACTATTGCAAACAATTTCCGCAACGTTTAATGCTTATAAACATGCTGGTCATGGCGATATTTTTAACGGCTTTGATAACATGCTTGCTGCAATGAACTATGCAAAAAGTCGTTATGGTTCAACTTCTATGCTTGGCGTAATTGGTCATGGACATGGCTATAAAAATGGTGGTCGTCCACCAATCAAGGAATCAATCCTTGTAGGTGAAGAAGGTCCTGAAATTGTTGAAATGGATTCTCCTGGAACTATTCATTCAAACAATAAGACGAAAGAGTTATTGAATAATCCTAAAGAAAGAAACAAAGGACAAACAATTAACTTTAGTCCTATTATAAATATTTCTATGGGAGATAACTCAAGCGGAGTTAGTGAGTCGCAGATTAAAAAAGCTGTAGATGAAGCACTTGAAAGAGCTTTTGAAACATTTAGACGTCAATTCGGAACTGGGGTGGCTTATTAA
- a CDS encoding phage neck terminator protein: METTYDYKELIDFLIESVSLFSGKELIESNTIGDIPDYPYCAYTIISPYISITSDIVTGEQFECVVSLTWHCLSGLEALSLTAKTNKYFRTFEAKQRLEEKNIIFVSYSSSGQRDNFLSIEYERLAGCDLRFRLTDSYKDDELEIENIEL; this comes from the coding sequence TTGGAAACTACCTATGATTACAAGGAACTGATTGATTTTCTGATTGAGTCCGTTTCATTATTTTCTGGTAAAGAGCTAATCGAAAGTAACACGATTGGTGATATTCCTGATTATCCATATTGCGCTTATACAATCATTTCACCTTATATCTCCATCACGAGTGATATCGTCACTGGGGAGCAATTTGAATGTGTTGTATCATTGACGTGGCATTGTTTATCAGGTTTAGAAGCTTTATCACTTACTGCTAAAACGAACAAATATTTTAGAACTTTTGAAGCAAAACAGCGCCTTGAGGAAAAAAATATTATTTTTGTTAGTTATTCTAGTAGTGGCCAAAGAGATAACTTTTTAAGTATTGAATATGAGCGTTTAGCTGGATGTGATCTAAGATTTAGATTAACAGATAGCTATAAAGATGATGAATTAGAAATAGAAAATATAGAATTATAG
- a CDS encoding structural cement protein Gp24: MTIPYPQKYMSPELGIGKLANYQNTQADSKAVGTNSIKFGQAVQVNESIAAPCDTGNFFGVALAKNYVDEIKFNDDKKTGEYRQGEMVAVLRKGSIWVQVDDDVKEGEYASVKATGNFGIVSTAEDSTDKPIGIFQTSAQAGGLAILQINLP; encoded by the coding sequence ATGACAATTCCATACCCACAAAAGTATATGTCTCCAGAGTTAGGTATTGGCAAGTTAGCCAACTATCAAAATACGCAAGCTGATTCCAAAGCAGTTGGTACGAATAGCATTAAATTTGGGCAAGCTGTTCAAGTTAATGAAAGCATTGCAGCACCTTGTGACACAGGTAATTTCTTTGGTGTTGCTCTTGCTAAGAATTATGTTGACGAAATCAAATTCAATGATGATAAAAAAACAGGAGAATATCGTCAAGGTGAGATGGTAGCTGTTTTACGAAAAGGATCTATCTGGGTTCAAGTAGATGATGATGTTAAAGAAGGTGAGTATGCTAGTGTTAAAGCGACTGGTAATTTTGGTATTGTTTCTACAGCAGAAGACTCAACAGATAAGCCAATTGGTATTTTTCAAACAAGTGCACAAGCAGGCGGCTTAGCAATTTTACAAATTAACTTACCTTAA
- a CDS encoding DUF2213 domain-containing protein, producing MGRVNLYDKALIEDFSETDEGYLTVKAPITRPGVFPYLTKDGAVEMQAKLPEELFSDKTIKSANAKPVTDDHPHEAVTANNFTKYSKGMTHTDARVENNTLVVSFTVTDSATIQKIKAGKRELSIGFSADVKDEKGNYSGMNYDSVQRNMQVNHLAIVDKGRAGPEVAILNDSVDFVMDSKKNKQNGGNKMPQIIIDGSEFEVDTAVKSKFDALSAQADAAETKAKGLDALQGERDALKEKLDAKEAEITELKKNQVNEDEMDTRVQARIELVEKAKPILGDSFEFNGKSDRTVKEAAILETKKDFKADGKSDDYIDAFFDSMTELVADKGFTHGVNFSDAKDKEKAADEEINQKKQNRLNMNKKGEK from the coding sequence ATGGGACGTGTTAACCTCTATGACAAAGCACTGATTGAAGATTTTAGCGAAACTGATGAGGGCTATCTTACTGTCAAAGCACCAATCACTAGACCTGGCGTGTTTCCTTATTTAACAAAAGATGGAGCTGTAGAAATGCAGGCAAAGCTACCAGAAGAGTTGTTTTCTGATAAAACAATTAAATCTGCAAATGCTAAACCAGTTACAGATGACCATCCACATGAGGCAGTTACTGCGAATAATTTCACAAAATACTCAAAAGGTATGACTCATACTGATGCAAGGGTTGAAAATAATACTTTAGTAGTGTCATTTACTGTCACAGATTCTGCTACAATTCAAAAAATTAAGGCTGGGAAACGTGAATTGTCAATTGGTTTTAGTGCTGATGTCAAAGACGAAAAAGGGAATTATAGCGGTATGAACTATGATTCTGTTCAAAGAAATATGCAAGTTAATCATCTAGCGATAGTTGATAAAGGCCGGGCGGGTCCAGAGGTTGCAATCCTCAATGATTCTGTCGATTTTGTCATGGATTCAAAAAAAAATAAACAAAATGGAGGTAATAAAATGCCACAAATTATTATTGATGGTTCCGAGTTTGAAGTAGACACAGCTGTTAAATCAAAATTTGACGCTTTATCTGCACAGGCAGATGCTGCTGAAACTAAAGCAAAAGGATTAGATGCTTTGCAGGGGGAACGTGATGCATTAAAAGAAAAATTAGATGCTAAAGAAGCTGAGATTACTGAGCTTAAGAAAAATCAAGTAAACGAAGACGAGATGGATACACGTGTTCAAGCACGGATTGAATTAGTTGAAAAAGCTAAACCTATTCTTGGTGATTCTTTTGAATTTAATGGTAAATCAGATCGTACGGTTAAAGAAGCAGCTATCTTAGAAACAAAAAAAGATTTTAAGGCTGATGGGAAATCAGATGATTATATTGATGCATTCTTTGACTCAATGACTGAACTAGTTGCTGATAAAGGATTCACTCACGGAGTTAATTTCTCTGATGCTAAAGATAAAGAAAAGGCTGCAGATGAAGAAATTAATCAAAAGAAACAAAATCGCTTAAATATGAATAAGAAGGGAGAAAAATAA
- a CDS encoding DUF4054 domain-containing protein, with the protein MPETTVEKVKLTAKEVASLGDEAIKLFISDSWNEIKKKKFPKDMEEQANRYLACHLAVLNNQNTKSEQIGSLKKEYSGFHSTYTDLKRTVYGQEYARLLKEYTKGNNGISLVVV; encoded by the coding sequence ATGCCTGAAACTACAGTTGAAAAGGTGAAACTTACTGCTAAAGAAGTGGCCAGTCTAGGTGATGAGGCAATTAAATTATTTATCAGTGATTCATGGAATGAAATTAAAAAAAAGAAATTTCCAAAAGATATGGAAGAGCAAGCTAATCGTTATTTAGCCTGTCATTTGGCTGTTTTGAATAATCAAAATACGAAATCAGAACAGATTGGATCACTGAAAAAAGAATATTCTGGCTTCCACTCAACATATACTGACTTAAAAAGAACGGTGTATGGTCAAGAATATGCTCGTTTGTTGAAAGAATATACAAAAGGTAATAATGGTATTAGCTTGGTGGTGGTTTAA
- a CDS encoding DUF2184 domain-containing protein, whose product MSNQPTATLEARDLQAIDKVLYEAPKEELVARLIFNIKTDIHPGAETYGYNVMTRSGAAKIIANGADDLPLVDTDLQRFQQPIYTIAAGIRISVQELRQAQLVGQSVDATKTETARRAIAEKENSIIFTGDPKVNVKGIANADGIQVVNVAKTWKTATSDEIVEQVRTTRAKITVIPGYRTASLKMLVSSTQYEELNRRYSDFDSRTILKVIEENQWFESIIPVSDLDKAGTNKTDCFIIMDTRSSTCEILLPMDVVRFEQEWAYPNWKVPFEERCGGALIRTPYAIVRADGI is encoded by the coding sequence ATGTCAAATCAACCAACAGCAACATTAGAAGCACGTGATTTACAAGCAATTGATAAAGTGCTTTATGAGGCACCGAAAGAGGAGCTTGTCGCACGATTAATTTTTAACATTAAAACAGATATCCATCCAGGGGCAGAAACATATGGTTATAACGTAATGACCCGTAGTGGAGCAGCTAAAATCATTGCTAACGGAGCAGATGATCTTCCGCTAGTAGATACAGATTTACAAAGATTTCAACAACCTATTTATACAATTGCAGCAGGGATTAGAATTAGCGTTCAAGAATTACGTCAAGCGCAATTAGTAGGTCAATCTGTAGATGCAACTAAAACAGAAACAGCTCGACGTGCTATTGCCGAAAAAGAAAATAGTATTATTTTCACAGGTGATCCAAAAGTTAATGTTAAAGGGATCGCTAATGCTGACGGTATTCAAGTTGTTAACGTTGCAAAAACATGGAAAACAGCAACAAGTGATGAAATTGTGGAACAAGTACGAACTACTCGGGCAAAAATTACCGTTATTCCAGGGTATCGTACAGCATCGCTTAAAATGTTAGTCTCTTCAACTCAATACGAAGAACTAAATCGTCGTTATAGCGATTTTGATTCACGTACAATCTTAAAAGTTATTGAAGAGAATCAATGGTTTGAGTCAATTATTCCTGTTTCTGATTTAGATAAAGCAGGTACAAATAAAACGGACTGTTTTATTATTATGGATACTCGTTCATCAACTTGTGAAATTTTATTGCCGATGGATGTTGTACGTTTTGAACAAGAATGGGCATATCCAAACTGGAAAGTACCATTTGAAGAGCGTTGCGGTGGTGCATTAATCCGTACACCTTATGCAATTGTTCGAGCAGACGGAATTTAA
- a CDS encoding DUF3383 family protein, with the protein MVEAITDVTVSINVQQPQPKIGLGIPAIFAVGIEQTFKEYSSLDGLVKDFGENTTVYKKAKAVFAQVNMPKNIVVITYKEEDSAPDRLGTSGNIVKAAEEYFFENWHFALLAEFESDTGLALSNFIEEQKFKFLVLQVAKASDLTPFAKNSLTIGLVHTLAEEYLDAALIGNTANLTVGSVTWKGRPNLIGITAQKLMVSNLEEIHKAGGLAYVEKAGIPQTSEGKTISGEFIDSLHGDHWIKSNIESRLQRLLSNTDKITFDSNGIALLRNELTTVFEEAFSNGIIDVVDETGNGNYSITALQRTDLKPEDIAARNYKGLSFTYKRSGAIHSVDVSGTIEV; encoded by the coding sequence ATGGTAGAAGCAATTACAGATGTAACAGTATCCATTAATGTTCAACAACCACAACCTAAAATTGGTTTAGGTATTCCAGCTATTTTCGCTGTTGGGATTGAACAAACGTTTAAAGAATATTCTAGTTTGGATGGGTTGGTTAAAGACTTTGGGGAAAATACCACAGTTTATAAAAAAGCTAAAGCAGTGTTTGCCCAAGTAAATATGCCTAAAAATATCGTTGTTATCACCTATAAGGAAGAAGATTCTGCACCAGATCGTCTTGGAACTTCTGGTAATATTGTAAAAGCAGCTGAGGAATACTTTTTTGAAAATTGGCATTTTGCTTTACTTGCAGAATTTGAATCAGATACTGGCTTAGCATTAAGCAATTTTATCGAAGAACAAAAATTCAAATTTTTAGTATTACAAGTTGCTAAAGCGAGTGATTTAACACCTTTTGCTAAAAATTCGCTGACTATTGGATTGGTCCATACTCTAGCAGAAGAATATTTAGATGCTGCGTTAATTGGGAATACTGCTAATTTAACTGTTGGATCCGTAACATGGAAGGGACGTCCAAATTTAATTGGAATTACAGCACAAAAATTAATGGTTTCAAACCTTGAAGAAATTCATAAAGCTGGTGGTTTAGCCTATGTTGAAAAAGCTGGAATTCCTCAAACTTCAGAAGGTAAAACGATTAGTGGTGAATTTATTGACTCACTTCATGGAGATCATTGGATTAAATCAAATATTGAATCGCGTTTACAACGTTTATTATCTAATACTGATAAAATCACTTTTGATTCCAATGGTATTGCGTTACTTCGTAATGAATTAACAACAGTATTTGAGGAAGCATTCAGTAACGGTATTATTGATGTCGTCGATGAAACCGGAAATGGAAATTACTCAATTACAGCATTACAACGTACTGATTTAAAACCAGAAGATATTGCAGCAAGAAATTACAAAGGACTTTCATTCACTTATAAACGTTCTGGAGCAATCCATTCTGTTGACGTAAGTGGAACAATTGAAGTTTAA
- a CDS encoding LysM peptidoglycan-binding domain-containing protein, producing METKPAIHIVDEGETLYSIATKHGITVGLLKELNFNDTNPSVYVGQQLKLMG from the coding sequence ATGGAGACTAAGCCAGCAATTCATATTGTAGATGAAGGAGAAACGCTTTATTCGATTGCTACAAAGCATGGCATAACTGTAGGATTGTTAAAGGAATTGAATTTCAATGACACAAATCCAAGCGTTTATGTTGGTCAACAATTAAAATTAATGGGATAG